The genomic interval AATATCTTCCAGGAATTTTCTTGATGACTTGTTCTGCAGAGGATCTTCTGATCATGAAGGCGTTTGCAAATCGAACGCAGGACTGGGCTGATATAGAAAGTATTTTGGAAAGACAGAGGAGTCTGCTGGATTTTTCTCACGTTGAGAATTATTTAAAACCTTTGTGTGAACTCAAAGAGGCGCCTGAGATATGGGTTCGTTTGGAGAGTCTTATTCGACGGAGGTGAACATTTGCCAGACCCATACCTGAGGTCGTGAGGATTTTGATTCAAATGTTGACTGAAGAATTAAAACAAGGCCACATTTTATCCTCCGTCAAATTTGATCGCCTCAGCACAAGCTTCGATCGGATGCGTAAGCAGAAGGTGTTAGTCGAAACGGCGATGTAGCCGAGTAATAGTTTAGCTGTCATTTTCCAAGAAAATTATGTTTGGAGTATTATGAAGGGGAAAGCAGGATGACTTATGGCGTATATATCGTTGTTGAACAATCCTTTTTCAGGGTGAAGACGGGATGGACGAAAAGAGGTCGATCATGAAAATGAGATGTCAATGCAAAGGAGAATACAAAGAGCAAGTGACCCATTTTGAGGGTCTCAAAAGCGAGGCGATGATTTGTCAAAGTTGTGGGGATGAGATTCTCACTTTAAAGTAAGCGGAAAAACTTTATAAATTGAAAGAGTTGCGGAACTTATTTCGAAAGGGACGTAAAACCATCAAGATTGGTAATGCCCTTGGCCATTGGTTGTGATTTTGATGTACATGCCTATGTGTATATCAAAGAAACCTTCAACTTCCCATAAAAAATGGGATATACCTCTATTTTGTTCAGCAGGTTTTTCGTGCTCCAAAACACTACCCCACATCAATACTGGGGTTGCGGGCGATGAATCTCAAAAAATGCCTCTTTGCTGTCAAAGTCGGGAATTAATTCATCTTCCTCACAAAGTTCTTCTGAAGCCCTGGTCTCAAGTCGATCTGGATGATTGATTAAGTGAGATTTTTTTTGATGAATCGCTTCATTTCTTCAACGAAGTCTTCGGCTTCTTTGATTGCATTCGAGGCAATCATTTCATCAATGCTTGAGTAAACAGAATAGTCACCATTTTCACGTTCGTCTTTCAAGCTAGATAGAAAGCGACCATATTTTTTCTCGAACTTGCCAGTCTTGACGAAGTGTAAACCAAAAAGGTTGATTAATCCTTGATGTGTTTCTGCTATGAGCCCTTCTGTTAAGAGGATGGCTTGTGCAGCATGGTAAGTCGCATAGTATGCCCTTGAAACAGCATCGTCGTAAGCACAAGTTTTAAAAAGTGTTTTTGCTGCCTCAAGTTTTTCCTGTGCCTTCGTAAAATAGCCTTGGATTAAGGTCTCAAATTTTTTATCCAATTTTAATTCCCTCTCTTTGAAGATTTTCCATGAAGGGTGTTGGAATTTTACTGAGGTGATCAAATTCTTTCTTCTGAATAAATTTAAAGGAAATAACTCTACCTGTTTTTAAAAGAATATCCCAAGCGATACCATAGAGTTTTTCTCGGAGTTTAAGATCTGTAGCTGGCACGACAACCAGAAGGTCATAATCCGAATCCGGTCGTTCGTCTCCTCGGGCCCTCGAA from Chlamydiota bacterium carries:
- a CDS encoding nucleotidyltransferase domain-containing protein, which codes for MKLLKDPILNQFQNRLEKYKKKIDTVYLFGSRARGDERPDSDYDLLVVVPATDLKLREKLYGIAWDILLKTGRVISFKFIQKKEFDHLSKIPTPFMENLQREGIKIG
- a CDS encoding HEPN domain-containing protein, whose product is MDKKFETLIQGYFTKAQEKLEAAKTLFKTCAYDDAVSRAYYATYHAAQAILLTEGLIAETHQGLINLFGLHFVKTGKFEKKYGRFLSSLKDERENGDYSVYSSIDEMIASNAIKEAEDFVEEMKRFIKKNLT